The window GCCCCGGTGTTGCTTCCGCCGATTTCGCGCGTGACCTCCAGCGCCCGCACCGATGGCGGCAGCCGCTTGGGGATGAGCGCATTCGCGCGCGCGACCGTCAACGTGCCCGACAGCAGCATGTCCGTCAGGCTACCCTCGACGGTCAGCTCGGCATCCCCCCGAGCGGTGAGCTCGTCGCGCCGCACCAGGGTGGCGTTGTCCGCCGTGATCTGGATGGAAACCGCGTCGGCCCCGGCGTCGCGGAAGGACACGCGCCCGCTGCCCGAAACCGTTCCCTTGCCGGCCTTCGCGCGCAGCTCGGTGACGCGGATCTCCTCGCCCGTGCCCTCGACGCGGAGGTTGAGCTTCCGCAGCAGCGTGCCGGTGGTCAGGTTCTCGTAGGTGGCGTCGGTCAGCGTGGCGTGGCCGCCGATCTCGGGGGCGGCGAAGGTGCCGCCCAGGCGCGCTTCCACCTCGCCTCGGCCCGCGAGCGCGTGGCCGGAGACGGGGACGAAGGGCATGAGCGGCGCCATGTCCCCCGACCACGTCAGCTCGCCGTCGATGGGGGCGTCGGGCTTGGCGGCGAGGGTGACGGGAGCCAGCGAGAGGCGCATGGGAAGCCGCGCGCTGGCCACGAAGGGCTGCTCGCTCAGGCCGCTGAGCTTGGCCTCCATCGTCACCGCGTCCGCCCCCACCTCGCTTGTGACGGCGAGCGACATGGCGGGCAGATCGGCCTCGGGCAGCTGGATGTTTTCGCCGTTGAGGCTGAGCCTCCCGGTGGGGTTCGCCAGCGGCCCGGACAGCGTCAGCTCCGCGTCCAGCGCGCCCGACAATCGCGGCTGCGGCATGACCAGCCGCGCCAGGTCCAGCGGCAGCTTCGCCACCGTGGCCCTGGCGTCGATGCGCTCGGCGGTTTGCGTCAGGTCGAGCGCCAGCGTGCCGCCGCCGACCGCCAGCGCCAGGTTCTGCACGCGCAGCCCCTCCGGCCCGGTGCGCAGCGTCGCGGGCCGTTCGAGCGCCACCTCGACATCCTGCACGCGCCCGTCCAGGCGGGTCAGCTCCACCGCCCTGGCTGCCCCCTCGCGCCGAAGGGTCGCACCGGCCTTGAGCGCGAAGGGCCCGACCGCCTCGCCCTCGGCGGTCAGGTCGATCTCGGCCTCGGCCGGTGAGCCGGTGGCCGTGAGGGCGGCGGCGGTCAGCGTGGCGCCGCCGCTGCGGGCGTTCGTGAGGTCGAGGCGCACGCGCCCCCTCGGATCGGCGAAGACGGTGTCCAGCTCGGCCGCCAGCTTGGCGCGCTGGGCGCGGATGTCCTGCTCGGGGAGGGCGAGGCCGCGGATCTCGCCGTCGAGCGTCAGGTTCTGGCTGCCGGGGGTGAGGCGGGCGGTCACGGTGCCGCTCCCGCGTGCCCTGAGGCCGAAGCGGCTCGCCATCGGGCCCAGGCCGTCGATTTCGGCCGTGACTGTGCCGTCCAGCGCGCCGCTGTCGAACGCCACCGCCAGGGCCTCGCTCGTGGCGGTGATGCCGTCCGCGCCGATCCTGGTGCCGGTGAGCCGCAGGCCGGGATCGGTCAGGGCGATGGTCGTGTCCACCGTGACCGGCCCGGCGGGGGTGGCGTCGGCCGCCAGCTCCAGCTCGGCTGTCAGCTCGTTCGCCGGGTTCGGAAGCGTGGCTTGCGCGGTAAGCTGGCCCAGCGGCGTGCCCGCGATGGCGGCGTTTGTGGCGGTGAGGTCCAGGCTCGCCGTCGGCGCGTCCAGCGTGCCGGTGAGCGCGGCCTCCAGCGTCCCGTCGCCGGTGAGATCGACGCCCAGCGGCTCACTGAGAACGGTCATGTCGGGAACCGTCAGCGCCAGCTCGCCGTCCAACCCACCCGACGCATCCAGCGCAGCGGCCCCGCGCGCCGTGGCATTGGCTCCTTCCACCAGCAGCCCGTCCAGGCGCGTGCCGCCGTCGGCGGTCATCGCGATGTTTCCCGCCAACGCCACCTCGGGGCCGAGCAGCGCCCTCAGGCTGGCTTCCGGCCACGTGGCCCCCGTAAGCGTGCCGGTGAGCGTGCCCGAGACGGGTGTGTCGCCGCCCGCGCGCAGATGACCTTGCAGCTTTGCCGTTCCGTCGACGGGGAAACCGAGCGCCTCGGTGAAGCGGGCGAGCTTCGCCACCGCCGCCTCGACCGCCGCGTCGGCGATACCCGCGGCCAGGTCCGCGGCGCCGTCCAGGCGCACGCGCGCGTCCGCCGCCTCCAGCGTGGTGGTGACGTCATCCACCCGATTGGCCGCCAGATCGAGTGTGCCGGCCAGCTCCGCCGCCGCCGGCTTTCCCGCGAACGGCGCCAGCGCCGGGTCGTCGGGCGGGATAACGCGCTCGGCCGTCACCGTGCCGCTGAGCCGGCCCCGCATGGGATCGGCGTCGGGCGCGTAGCTCACCTCGGCGCGCAGCCCCTCGACACCGCCGTCCGGTGTGGCCACGGCCGCTGCATCGGCGGTCACCGTCAGCTCCGGTGCCGCCAGCGGCCCCTTGGCCGTCAGCGTGGCGCGCGCTTCGCGCAGCGTCGCCGGGGCGATCAGCGCGTTCACCGGGCCGGGGTCGGGCAGTGCCGCCTCGCCGCGCAGGTCCAAAGTGCCCGCGCCCGCGTCCACGACGCCGTCGAGCGCCAGCCTGCTCGTCGGCGTCGCCAGCGTGCTGCCGTCCAGGCGCACGCCCAAGTCGCCCGCGCGCGCCAGGGCCAAGCTCACATCCACCGGCCCGCCGAGCAGCGCGGGGACCGGCTCTGGCGCCAGCGCGCCCGGCTCGACCGGGCCCTGGACGGTGAGGCGATCGAGGTCGTCCAGCGCGAGGTCCAGCTCGGCGCGGGCGGTCTCGCCGAGCCGCGCGGTCAGCGCGCCGCGCCACTCGGTCAGCGGCCCGTCGCCGCTCAGGCGCACACGCACCTCGGCGTCCGGCGGCAGGCCGAGGGTCGAGGCCGCGAGTCCGCCCTTCTCGCCGCGCAGCTCGGCGTCCAGGTCAAGCGCGCGCCTCCCCGGCTGGTAACTGGCCTCGGCGGTGAGCGTGCCGCCGGGGGCGTCCAGGCGTTCCACGCGCAGCCGCGAGGCCAGCGCCGCGCCCTTGGGGGCCGCCGCTTCGCCCCCGATCGTGAAGCTCGCCGTCTGCCCGAGAACGGGCTCGCCCAGGTCCAGCCGCCCGACCTCGAGCGTGTCCACGCGCACGGAAAGCGGCAGGCGCGGCATGTTGATCTCGCCCGCGGGCTCGGGCGGGGTGTCGGGCCGCTCGCTCGCGGGCAGACGCGCGAGGTTGACCGTTTCCGCCCGCACCGTCGCCACTGCCAGCCGGCCGCTCAAGAGCCCCAGTGGCCGCCAGGCGAGGCGCGCGTCGGTCACCGTCAGCCACACACCGTCGCCGTCGGCCAGCTCCAGGCGGTCGAGCCGCAGGTCCTGCGGGAAGCTGCCGTGCAGGCCGCGCACGCTCGCGGGCGCGTCGGGCGCGCTCAAGGCGGCTTCAAGCTGGCCGGCGAGCCAGCGCTGGCCGCGGTCGGTGTTGGCGGCGCCCCAGGCGGCGGCGAGCACCAGGACGGCGAGGGCGACCACTCCCGCCGCGGTCTTGGCCGCGATGCGCAGCACGCGTTTCATTGAGGGCACGCTAGGGCATGATGAGGTCGGACGGAAAACGATCCGGGCTCTGAATCATGCCCGCACAGGAATGACACAGAGCGCGATGAGGCTCGTCGACTGAGTCTGCGTTGTCTCATCGCGCTCTAAAAGGCCTGTCCCAGGCTGATATAGAGTTCGAAGGGATCGTCCACCGGACGGTCGTTCAGGGGGACGGCCACGTCCAGCCGCACCGGCCCGATCGCGGTATAATAGCGCAGGCCCAGGCCCGCGCCGTAGCGCAACACGCGGTCGGGGTCGCGGAAGAGGTTGGGGAAGCGGTTGTCGTAGACCTGCCCGGCGTCGAGGAAGGGCACGACGCCGAAGCTCTCGCCGATGCGCACGCGCGCCTCGGCGCTGAACTCCAGCAGCGAGCGCCCGCCCAGCGGGTCGTTGCCCGCGTCCAGCGGCCCGATTTCCTGGAAGCCGAAGCCGCGTACCGAGCCGCCGCCGCCGGCGAAGAAGCGCTTGCTGGGCGGGATGTCGTCCGTCTCGCCGGCAACGATGGAGCCGAAGCGGGCGCGACCCGCCAGCACCAGCCGGTCGTCACCCAGCACGCTGCGGTACACCGCACCCATCGCTTCGTTGCGCAGAAAGGCCTGGGTTTCGTCAACGGCCGTCACGACGGGCTGCGTGGTCAGGCTGATGCGGCTGCCCTGGGTCGGGTTGAGGAGGTCTTCGCGCGTGTCGCGGGCGACGCTCAGGGGCGCGCCGACCACGAAGAACTGGCGCGTGCCCTGGGCGTCCTCGGTTTCGGTCAACTCGCCGGACGTGCCCACCGAGATCCGCCACGGTCCGGCAAGTGGGCGTTCCACGTCCGCCGCGCCGGTGAAGGCGATTTCCTCGAACGCTTCGGTGTCCTGGCGGCGGGCTTCGCTGCTGAGCGAGAGGTCCTGGTCCATGCGCCGGAAGTTGGGCTGCGTGAAGCGCGCCTGCACGGACTGCTCGATGAAGCCGCCCGTCGCCGACAGGCGCAGGTCCTGGTCGCGGTCCAGCAGGTTGCGGTGTTCCCAGAAGCCCTCCACGGTCGGCCCTTCGGAGGTGGAAAAGCTTCCGCTGAAGCCGATGGAGCGGCGCTCGCTTTCGGTGAACTTGAAGGTCAGGGGCAAACGGCCGTCCACGGGCGCGCCGCGCTCAACCCGGACGCTGGCGAACAGCCCAGTCTCGCGCAGCGCCTTGCGCGTTTTGTCCACAAGGCGCCGGTCGAAGGGCTCGCCCGGCTGCCACTTGCGGAAGCGGCGGATGTAATCCGGGTCCACGTTTTTCAGGCCCGCCAGCTCCCAGCCGCCGAAGCGCACGAAGGCGCCGGGGTCGATGCGCCATTCCACGCTCAGCGTCGTGCGCTCATGGTCCACGATCACGTCGCGGTCCGCGACCTTCGCCAAGGGGTAGCCGGTGTTTTCCAGGCGCGTCAGCAGTTGGCGCTGCGCCGCCAGGATGGGTGCTGAGCGCGCGCGCTGGCCCATCTTCAAGCCCAACTCCCGCCCGGTCCGCGGCACGGTGACGCGGTCCGATACGGGCTCGGTGTAGATGATCTCCGCGCCCGCCAGCAGGTAGACGGGGCCGGTGTCCACCTCGAGCGTGACCCGCGCCGGGTCCGGCGCCGTGTCGATGGACACCGCCACCTCGGCGCCGTAAAAGCTCTGCGATTGCAGGGCCGTGCGCAGGCGGTCCACGTCGTCGCGGGCGCGCCGGCGAAGTCCGGCCTCGGTGGCGGGCGGGTCGTCCTTGAGGCCGACGAGCTGCGAGGCGCCGCGCAGCAGCTCCCTGAGGTCGTCCTCGGGCACACCCTTGATGTCCACCTTGTAGGCCACCGCCTCGCCGTCGTCCGGAGTGGCCTCGCCGTCGTCGCCACCCTGTGCCGCCGCGTGAGCGGGCAGGAGCGCCGTGGCGACGGCGATGGCGGCGGCGAAGCGGAGCAGGGCGCGACACACGGGCACGTGGGCTCGATCCGGGCGATTGGAAACGGTATGCGCTCAGCGATGCACAGCGCATGCTACGCGCGTTTGTGGTTATGATGTGGCGGAGACGGCGGCGATGTCGAGCGAGGACGCGCAGACGCCGGTGGTGACTCTTCTGGGCGACGCAGGCACCTACGGCGCATCCGGGCCGGTCGCCTACCGGCGCACGCACATCTCGCACATCTTTCTGGTGGGCGAGCGCGCGTACAAGCTCAAGCGGGCGGTGGCCTTCGCCTTCGTCGACTTCACCGCGCTCGCCGAGCGCCGCGCCGCCTGCGCCGCCGAGCTGACGCGCAACCGCCGCACCGCGCCCGAGCTGTATCTGGGCGTGTGCCCGATCCTGCGGGACAGCACCGGCGTGCTGCGCCTGGGCGAGCTGATGCCGGACGGTCCCGCCGAGCCGGCGGCCGGGACGGTCGTGGACTGGGTCGTGGTCATGCGCCGCTTCGACGAGGATCAATTGCTCGCCACCGTGGCGAACCGCGGCGATCTGGACGCGGCCACGGTCGACGCGCTCGCCGAGGGGGTGGCGCGCTTCCACGCCGAGGCCGAGCCGGTCGCGGGCGGCGGGACGGCCATGCTCGCCGGCGTTGTCAGCGAGAACGACGCCGACCTGCGCGCCCAGCCGGGCGTGTTTGCGCCCACGGCGGTGGACGCGCTCACGCGCGACACCCGCATCGCGCTCGCGCGTGTCGCCGGCCGCCTCGACTGGCGCGCGGCGAGCGGGCTGGTTCGTCGGTGTCACGGCGATCTGCACCTCGGCAACGTGGTGCTGCTGAACGGCGAGCCGCGTCCATTCGATGCCATCGAGTTCAGCGACCGCCTGGCGTGCATCGACGTGGGCTACGATCTGGCTTTCCTGCTCATGGACCTGGACCGGCGCGGGCTGCGGCCCTGGGCCAACCGCCTGCTCACCCGCTACCTGGAGGCGCGCGACGATCTGGGCGCGCTCGCGGCGCTGCCGGTCTTCCTGAGCCTGCGCGCCGCCATTCGCGCCAAGGTGGGCGCCGCCGCGCCGGACGCGGACGGGGCGCGCTTGCGCGGGCTGTTCGAGGCCGCCCGCGCCTATCTGCGCCCGCCGGGGCCGCGCTTGCTCGCGGTGGGCGGCGTGTCGGGCACCGGCAAGACCACGCTCGCCCGCCGCCTGGCACCCGACGTCGGCGCCGTGCCGGGGGCGGTGGTCGTGCGCTCCGACGTCGAGCGCAAGAAGCTGTTCGGTGTCGGCGAAACCGAGCCGCTGCCGGAATCCGCCTACCAGGGCAGGGCCAACGCGCGCACCTACGACCGCATGCTGGAGCGGGCGCGCGCCGTCCTGGCGACGGGCCACAGCGCCGTCATCGAGGCCACCTTCCTGCGCCGCGAGGACCGGCGGCGCGCCAGCAAGCTCGCGGAGGACCTGGGCGTGCCCTTCGCCGGGCTGTGGCTCACCGGCGATCCCGAGGTGCTGTGCCAGCGTGTGGCCGCGCGCAGCGGCGATGCCTCGGACGCAACCCCCGAGGTCGTGCGCGGCCAGCTCCAGTCCGCGCCGCAGGGCCCGACCGCGTGGCGCGAGGTGGATGCGAGCGGCGATGCCGACGCAACCGAGGCGGCGGCGCGCGCGGGACTCGTCGCGTCGTCCGACTTTTGAAAACAATTCAGTCGTGCAGCCCATAGGCGGGGCGCCTGC of the Limimonas halophila genome contains:
- a CDS encoding translocation/assembly module TamB domain-containing protein encodes the protein MKRVLRIAAKTAAGVVALAVLVLAAAWGAANTDRGQRWLAGQLEAALSAPDAPASVRGLHGSFPQDLRLDRLELADGDGVWLTVTDARLAWRPLGLLSGRLAVATVRAETVNLARLPASERPDTPPEPAGEINMPRLPLSVRVDTLEVGRLDLGEPVLGQTASFTIGGEAAAPKGAALASRLRVERLDAPGGTLTAEASYQPGRRALDLDAELRGEKGGLAASTLGLPPDAEVRVRLSGDGPLTEWRGALTARLGETARAELDLALDDLDRLTVQGPVEPGALAPEPVPALLGGPVDVSLALARAGDLGVRLDGSTLATPTSRLALDGVVDAGAGTLDLRGEAALPDPGPVNALIAPATLREARATLTAKGPLAAPELTVTADAAAVATPDGGVEGLRAEVSYAPDADPMRGRLSGTVTAERVIPPDDPALAPFAGKPAAAELAGTLDLAANRVDDVTTTLEAADARVRLDGAADLAAGIADAAVEAAVAKLARFTEALGFPVDGTAKLQGHLRAGGDTPVSGTLTGTLTGATWPEASLRALLGPEVALAGNIAMTADGGTRLDGLLVEGANATARGAAALDASGGLDGELALTVPDMTVLSEPLGVDLTGDGTLEAALTGTLDAPTASLDLTATNAAIAGTPLGQLTAQATLPNPANELTAELELAADATPAGPVTVDTTIALTDPGLRLTGTRIGADGITATSEALAVAFDSGALDGTVTAEIDGLGPMASRFGLRARGSGTVTARLTPGSQNLTLDGEIRGLALPEQDIRAQRAKLAAELDTVFADPRGRVRLDLTNARSGGATLTAAALTATGSPAEAEIDLTAEGEAVGPFALKAGATLRREGAARAVELTRLDGRVQDVEVALERPATLRTGPEGLRVQNLALAVGGGTLALDLTQTAERIDARATVAKLPLDLARLVMPQPRLSGALDAELTLSGPLANPTGRLSLNGENIQLPEADLPAMSLAVTSEVGADAVTMEAKLSGLSEQPFVASARLPMRLSLAPVTLAAKPDAPIDGELTWSGDMAPLMPFVPVSGHALAGRGEVEARLGGTFAAPEIGGHATLTDATYENLTTGTLLRKLNLRVEGTGEEIRVTELRAKAGKGTVSGSGRVSFRDAGADAVSIQITADNATLVRRDELTARGDAELTVEGSLTDMLLSGTLTVARANALIPKRLPPSVRALEVTREIGGSNTGAGAGAQPKADADERSKADGETAPPMRIGLDVTVTIPNRLFVRGNGLETEWQGELNVTGTADEPIVRGQISTVRGQVSLLNRVFTIQEGVVSFDGGRDIDPGLNVRADASGEDITATVVVTGSASDPEIELQSTPPLPQDAILSRLLFGKDPADLGALEAAQLGTALAQLTGGGLAGGGFMERVRNLIGVDVLRLGGADGETAVSAGTYLSRDVFVGVEQGTTTESGKVRMELGVTDNISVESNVDATGETDVGIQFKWDY
- a CDS encoding autotransporter assembly complex protein TamA, with protein sequence MPVCRALLRFAAAIAVATALLPAHAAAQGGDDGEATPDDGEAVAYKVDIKGVPEDDLRELLRGASQLVGLKDDPPATEAGLRRRARDDVDRLRTALQSQSFYGAEVAVSIDTAPDPARVTLEVDTGPVYLLAGAEIIYTEPVSDRVTVPRTGRELGLKMGQRARSAPILAAQRQLLTRLENTGYPLAKVADRDVIVDHERTTLSVEWRIDPGAFVRFGGWELAGLKNVDPDYIRRFRKWQPGEPFDRRLVDKTRKALRETGLFASVRVERGAPVDGRLPLTFKFTESERRSIGFSGSFSTSEGPTVEGFWEHRNLLDRDQDLRLSATGGFIEQSVQARFTQPNFRRMDQDLSLSSEARRQDTEAFEEIAFTGAADVERPLAGPWRISVGTSGELTETEDAQGTRQFFVVGAPLSVARDTREDLLNPTQGSRISLTTQPVVTAVDETQAFLRNEAMGAVYRSVLGDDRLVLAGRARFGSIVAGETDDIPPSKRFFAGGGGSVRGFGFQEIGPLDAGNDPLGGRSLLEFSAEARVRIGESFGVVPFLDAGQVYDNRFPNLFRDPDRVLRYGAGLGLRYYTAIGPVRLDVAVPLNDRPVDDPFELYISLGQAF
- a CDS encoding AAA family ATPase — protein: MSSEDAQTPVVTLLGDAGTYGASGPVAYRRTHISHIFLVGERAYKLKRAVAFAFVDFTALAERRAACAAELTRNRRTAPELYLGVCPILRDSTGVLRLGELMPDGPAEPAAGTVVDWVVVMRRFDEDQLLATVANRGDLDAATVDALAEGVARFHAEAEPVAGGGTAMLAGVVSENDADLRAQPGVFAPTAVDALTRDTRIALARVAGRLDWRAASGLVRRCHGDLHLGNVVLLNGEPRPFDAIEFSDRLACIDVGYDLAFLLMDLDRRGLRPWANRLLTRYLEARDDLGALAALPVFLSLRAAIRAKVGAAAPDADGARLRGLFEAARAYLRPPGPRLLAVGGVSGTGKTTLARRLAPDVGAVPGAVVVRSDVERKKLFGVGETEPLPESAYQGRANARTYDRMLERARAVLATGHSAVIEATFLRREDRRRASKLAEDLGVPFAGLWLTGDPEVLCQRVAARSGDASDATPEVVRGQLQSAPQGPTAWREVDASGDADATEAAARAGLVASSDF